The DNA segment CTCTGGAAATTTTCAAAATTTACAAAGGCGGACTGGTCTTTTACGGCGGTTTCATCGGAGGTCTGATCGGAGGATATTGTTTTGCGCGGCTCAGGCATTACGATTTTTTCGAGCTTGCCGACGCGGTGGTCCCGGTGGTGGCACTTGGCCAGTCCATCGGCCGGATCGGCTGTTTCCTGAACGGCTGTTGCTATGGTCAGGTATCTGATACTTACGGGATCGTTTTTCCTGAGCTGCGGGACGGGCTTCTTCGCCTGCCGACTCAGATTTTTGAAAGCGCCGGGGATCTTCTGATCTTCGTGATTCTGTACCGGATGCTCTGGAAACGCCGCTTCCACGGCGAAAACTTCAGCCTTTATCTGATCCTGTACGGCATACTCAGATTCATGATCGAATTTCTGCGCGGTGATCCGAGGGGAAGCGTTTATTTCGGCTGTCTGTCCGTCGGCCAGCTGCTCAGCCTGGTCGGAGTGCTGACTGGAATGACGATTTATCTGTTGGGATTCCGGAGCAGGCAGACCGGCCGGAAAGGATGAGATGAGATCACTGATAGGACGGATTCTGATTTGCCAGACACTTTACACCCTGCTGCTTTATTTTTTCATTGTTCATCCCCCGCTCAACATCTCCAAGCGCATCTGGCTGAGAAGCCTTCCCGACAAAGTGAAAAAAGTCCAGCAGTTCGTGCAGAGCCGCAGGCTTTTCAGACCTGGTTTTCAAAATATGCCACCCTCGGCACTTTCCCAGTTTGATCAGCTTTTTCTGATAACCGACAGTGAAGAAGCGATGACTGATCTTTTGAATCGGGATACTGCTGAAAAGCTGGCACTTACTGCTGGAGTCAGGAAAATACTGGAAAAGAACAAGGATAAGCTGGAAAAACGCAAGGAATTCTTCGATTTCGACAAAAGCGGAACCGATGTTAGGCTGCATTATTTCAGGATGTTCGGAAAAGACCGCAACATTTTTTATTACAACACAGTGATTCCGCAGGGAGAACTGGACCTGATCAAGCCATATTTCACCTACGTGTTTCTGATCTATTTCATGCTGAGCGCTGTGACCCTGGTTCTGCTGATCAGCATGGAGACCGAGAAAGGCATCGAGCGGCGGCATGAAAAGGAGCTTGAGTACAATGAACGGATCAAGGAATGGCAGCTTTTGTCAGCCGGAGTGGCACATGAGATCAAGAATCCGCTCAGCTCAATTTCCATGTTTGCAGAGCTCCTGTCGCGGAAAGTGGAGAATCGAGAGCCTGAGGCTGAATATCTGGGATATATATTCAAGGAAGTAAAGCGTTTAAATGCAATAGTCAGCAATTTTTTGAGTTTTTCCAGACCGCCCCAGCTGACCCCTGAAAAACAGGATCTGAACAGGCTGCTCAGGGAAGCGGTCGCTGAATTCGGAAAATCTTATGAGAAGATCGAATTTAATTTTCAGGCCTCAGCCATTGACGAATTCTACTTTGATCCGGCCAAGATCAAGCAGGTGATTTTGAATGTGATCAAGAATTCGGTGGAGGCCATCATGGAGAAGAGCATTGATGGAAAAATCCTGATCCGGACCGAAGTGGCAGGGAAGCAGGTGAAGGTTGTGTTCGAGGACTCAGGGCCTGGGATCAGAGAATCACAGGACAGAGTACTGCAGCCATTCTTTACCACTAAATCCCAGGGTTCAGGGTTGGGATTGTCGATTTCCTATCAGATCATGAAATCACATCTGGGTGACCTAGCGATCAGCAATCTGGAGAACAACGGCTGCAGGGTGGAACTTACCCTCCCATATCAGAGGTTTGTATGAGCGAATACCGGATTCTGATCGTGGATGACGAAGAGAATCTGCGGAGAGCCATCCGCTACGGCTTGTCAGGCAGGCGATTTTCTGTGCTGGAGGCTGCGAGCGGACGCCAGGCTTTGGAGGTTCTGGAAAAGGAACAGGTGGATCTGATTGTTTCGGACCTGAAAATGCCCGAAATGGACGGACTGAGCCTGTTGTCGGCCTGCCATGAAAAACATTTCCAGATCCCGTTCATAATCCTGACTGCGTTTGGTACTGTCGAGACAGCCGT comes from the Candidatus Wallbacteria bacterium genome and includes:
- a CDS encoding histidine kinase dimerization/phospho-acceptor domain-containing protein, which translates into the protein MRSLIGRILICQTLYTLLLYFFIVHPPLNISKRIWLRSLPDKVKKVQQFVQSRRLFRPGFQNMPPSALSQFDQLFLITDSEEAMTDLLNRDTAEKLALTAGVRKILEKNKDKLEKRKEFFDFDKSGTDVRLHYFRMFGKDRNIFYYNTVIPQGELDLIKPYFTYVFLIYFMLSAVTLVLLISMETEKGIERRHEKELEYNERIKEWQLLSAGVAHEIKNPLSSISMFAELLSRKVENREPEAEYLGYIFKEVKRLNAIVSNFLSFSRPPQLTPEKQDLNRLLREAVAEFGKSYEKIEFNFQASAIDEFYFDPAKIKQVILNVIKNSVEAIMEKSIDGKILIRTEVAGKQVKVVFEDSGPGIRESQDRVLQPFFTTKSQGSGLGLSISYQIMKSHLGDLAISNLENNGCRVELTLPYQRFV
- the lgt gene encoding prolipoprotein diacylglyceryl transferase — translated: MHQILFKLGPITLYSYGLMIALAFLAGIYLSRRIFVRMNKTVDLVYDLALVIIVSSILGARIFYVLNSGSYFLDNPLEIFKIYKGGLVFYGGFIGGLIGGYCFARLRHYDFFELADAVVPVVALGQSIGRIGCFLNGCCYGQVSDTYGIVFPELRDGLLRLPTQIFESAGDLLIFVILYRMLWKRRFHGENFSLYLILYGILRFMIEFLRGDPRGSVYFGCLSVGQLLSLVGVLTGMTIYLLGFRSRQTGRKG